A single region of the Bacteroidota bacterium genome encodes:
- a CDS encoding YHYH protein yields the protein MKKTFTALSLLLIGSMLQAQTNPAILNWLQNNTTTGRHYVAGNSTPISDAALANCQSIKYSATSVYVATNGIPTYITGPFLDNNPSLATAQNAIFKLPLTPVQNTGTPTATTGGNIGLFINGVALFDYRDGVSWSNASQALKGGPLGGMGDGVWNRDAIVAERAGFDCAKAHPAMGNYHHHQNPSAFSLDLKVISTVCNLYAADGLYAIDSTKHSPLIGFAYDGFPIYGAYAYKNVDGTGGIVRMKASYSLRNITTRTTYSNGTTVTAGPDVNTTYPLGLFREDYLYNATSATTPDYLDEHNGRFCVTPEYPNGIYCYFATVDENWNSAYPYVVGPTFYGVKAAAKVTSITETVTTYTPSSTSVKNIIDASKINVYPNPASDAVAIQLNHLTTNNITVELYDLAGKLLQTNTLYQGSTIVHFDTRTLYEGQYIIKIIDGNKVVNKKIILTK from the coding sequence ATGAAAAAAACTTTTACTGCACTTTCCCTTTTGTTAATTGGTAGCATGCTACAAGCACAAACCAATCCGGCTATTTTAAACTGGCTGCAAAACAATACCACTACAGGCCGTCATTATGTGGCTGGTAACTCCACTCCTATTTCAGATGCTGCGTTGGCTAACTGTCAAAGTATAAAATACTCCGCTACTTCAGTGTATGTAGCTACCAATGGTATCCCCACTTATATTACAGGCCCTTTCTTAGACAATAATCCATCACTGGCTACTGCACAAAATGCTATTTTTAAACTGCCGTTAACGCCTGTTCAAAACACAGGTACGCCAACGGCTACAACCGGTGGTAATATTGGTTTATTTATTAATGGTGTTGCTTTGTTCGATTATAGGGATGGCGTTTCGTGGAGCAATGCAAGCCAGGCGCTTAAAGGTGGCCCTTTGGGCGGAATGGGTGACGGTGTTTGGAACAGAGATGCCATTGTAGCGGAACGTGCCGGCTTTGATTGTGCCAAAGCACATCCTGCTATGGGTAATTACCATCACCACCAAAACCCAAGTGCTTTTAGCTTAGATTTAAAAGTTATTTCAACGGTTTGTAACTTATATGCAGCTGATGGTTTGTATGCCATCGACTCTACCAAACATTCTCCTTTAATAGGTTTTGCCTACGATGGTTTTCCTATTTATGGTGCTTATGCATATAAAAATGTAGACGGAACGGGTGGCATTGTAAGAATGAAAGCAAGCTATAGCTTAAGAAATATTACGACAAGAACTACTTATTCAAACGGAACAACTGTAACCGCAGGACCTGATGTAAATACAACCTATCCGCTTGGATTATTCAGGGAAGATTACCTATACAATGCGACCAGTGCCACAACACCTGATTATTTAGATGAACACAATGGCCGTTTTTGTGTAACACCCGAATACCCCAATGGTATTTACTGCTATTTTGCTACGGTTGATGAGAATTGGAATTCTGCTTATCCATACGTAGTGGGACCTACTTTTTATGGGGTAAAAGCGGCCGCAAAAGTGACAAGCATTACTGAAACAGTTACTACTTATACACCAAGCAGTACCTCCGTTAAAAATATAATTGATGCGTCAAAAATAAATGTATATCCAAACCCGGCAAGCGATGCAGTAGCTATTCAGCTAAACCATTTAACTACCAATAATATTACAGTTGAGTTATATGACTTAGCAGGAAAATTATTACAAACAAATACTTTATACCAAGGCAGCACCATTGTACATTTTGATACACGTACGCTTTACGAAGGACAATACATCATCAAAATTATAGATGGCAATAAGGTTGTAAACAAAAAAATAATACTTACTAAATAA
- a CDS encoding outer membrane beta-barrel protein — protein sequence MKKIFYIVCLLAINAVNTFAQNEHAESAISCQIGLSYGSDYMTEDFNYQLPTKVSGTNTPSIMFTWDYAIMSWMSIGGTFSYNNSKLEVTKGNGSGEKINWNGDGYGVGSRVLVHFLGNSSDKIDVYAGAGLHMVAWSYEADPDNYANTAAAYDATKLYIGLPLTLGGRYYFSENFGVTAEASTNKISRLNAGITLKF from the coding sequence ATGAAAAAGATATTTTATATAGTATGTTTATTAGCAATAAACGCAGTAAATACTTTTGCTCAGAATGAGCATGCAGAAAGTGCTATTTCTTGTCAAATAGGATTGAGTTACGGTAGTGATTATATGACCGAGGATTTTAATTATCAATTGCCAACCAAGGTTTCAGGAACCAATACACCCTCTATCATGTTTACTTGGGATTATGCTATTATGAGCTGGATGAGTATAGGTGGTACCTTTTCATACAACAATTCAAAGTTAGAGGTGACCAAAGGAAACGGTTCAGGCGAGAAGATTAACTGGAACGGAGATGGTTATGGGGTAGGCAGTCGGGTACTTGTTCATTTTTTAGGAAATAGCAGCGATAAAATAGATGTTTATGCGGGAGCAGGACTTCACATGGTAGCATGGTCGTATGAAGCAGATCCGGATAATTATGCAAATACAGCAGCGGCTTATGATGCAACAAAACTATATATTGGTTTACCCTTAACTTTAGGTGGCCGGTATTATTTTTCAGAAAACTTTGGTGTTACAGCAGAAGCGAGTACCAATAAAATCAGCAGGCTAAATGCAGGCATAACACTTAAATTTTAA
- a CDS encoding T9SS type A sorting domain-containing protein: MKKLLLIIGTLLPFLSFSQDGLLDQTFGTNGIALAEGNYAAKGVSIQTDGKIVTAGSKSDASGTDFCIVRLNSDGKLDNTFGTDGVVVVDFSTKTDNALDMAIQADGKMIVVGSAIISNHTDIALIRLNTNGSLDNTFGTNGKVTTNIQGTSNDVASKVVIQADGKIVIIGSGGTDMFNANVVARYNTDGSLDNTFDTDGKLLGVSFAPVSLNTLSDIKILADGKFIISGYSSNQPAIGKLNADGSFDVAFNTTGKLVISETIFGGNVCLVAVQADGKVVMSYGSGTTSELKLLRLQTNGSLDTDFGTAGKASINIGANNDYAMAIKTLSNGKIIVSGSTYVNSSATDFFIARLNSNGSLDNTFGTNGFTTTSVTTADGDRAEAMAVQSNGKIIVAGNKCTGSCNYVVLRYNNTSGGGTNTPSINEAVKASIFPNPANLETTIKLSEQAHEMKVIITDKLGKEMIRRESVNTSEMNITLGELTKGIYMVQVIADGVVSTQKLLIH, translated from the coding sequence ATGAAAAAACTATTACTGATTATTGGAACATTATTGCCTTTTTTAAGCTTTAGCCAGGATGGCTTATTAGACCAAACTTTTGGAACCAATGGCATTGCATTGGCTGAAGGAAATTACGCTGCTAAGGGTGTAAGTATACAAACCGATGGAAAAATTGTAACAGCGGGCTCCAAGAGCGATGCCAGTGGCACCGATTTTTGTATAGTGCGCCTTAATAGCGATGGAAAATTAGATAATACTTTTGGCACCGATGGAGTTGTAGTTGTTGACTTTAGTACCAAAACAGACAATGCATTGGATATGGCTATACAAGCAGATGGAAAAATGATAGTAGTTGGCTCGGCTATTATAAGCAACCATACCGACATTGCTTTGATTCGCTTAAACACCAATGGTAGTCTTGATAATACTTTTGGAACAAATGGAAAAGTAACAACCAATATTCAGGGCACATCAAATGATGTGGCCAGTAAAGTGGTTATTCAGGCAGATGGAAAAATAGTAATTATTGGTTCAGGAGGAACAGATATGTTTAATGCCAATGTAGTAGCCAGATACAATACAGATGGCAGTTTAGATAATACCTTTGATACAGATGGCAAACTGCTTGGTGTTTCTTTTGCACCCGTATCGCTCAATACTTTAAGCGATATAAAAATACTGGCTGATGGTAAATTTATTATCAGTGGTTATTCAAGTAACCAACCCGCTATTGGAAAATTAAATGCTGATGGCAGTTTTGATGTAGCTTTTAATACGACAGGTAAATTAGTTATTAGTGAGACAATTTTTGGCGGAAATGTATGTCTTGTTGCTGTTCAGGCAGATGGCAAAGTAGTTATGAGTTATGGCTCAGGTACTACTTCTGAATTAAAATTATTGCGCCTTCAAACCAATGGCAGTTTAGATACAGACTTTGGAACAGCAGGAAAAGCAAGTATAAATATAGGCGCTAATAATGATTATGCGATGGCTATAAAAACACTAAGCAATGGAAAAATTATTGTTTCAGGTTCAACATACGTAAACAGTTCTGCAACCGATTTTTTTATTGCCCGGTTAAATAGCAATGGGTCACTTGACAATACTTTTGGTACAAATGGCTTTACCACTACTTCCGTAACTACAGCCGATGGTGACAGGGCTGAGGCAATGGCTGTACAAAGCAATGGTAAAATAATTGTAGCGGGAAACAAATGCACTGGTAGTTGCAATTATGTGGTGCTAAGGTATAATAATACAAGTGGTGGTGGTACAAACACCCCAAGTATAAATGAAGCTGTTAAAGCCAGTATTTTCCCCAATCCGGCTAACTTGGAAACAACCATAAAACTAAGCGAACAAGCTCATGAAATGAAGGTAATAATTACCGATAAATTAGGAAAAGAAATGATAAGAAGGGAGTCTGTAAATACCAGTGAAATGAATATAACATTGGGTGAATTAACAAAAGGTATTTATATGGTGCAGGTAATAGCGGATGGCGTTGTTTCTACTCAAAAATTATTGATTCATTAA
- a CDS encoding cytochrome c peroxidase, translating into MKNKVFIFIGLCLFLFAFTAKEKALFEIPKSWPKPYYNFAKNKLTAEKILLGRVLFYDPILSRNNTVSCANCHSPYNAFTHVDHALSHGIDDRIGTRNSPALMNLAWHPSFMWDGAINHLDMQALAPISSHTEMDENFVKAVNKLQQQSKYKTLFYNAFADSMVTGERTLKALSQFMLTLVCANTKYDKVMRKEDSFTVQENNGYVLFKQHCAACHTEPLFTNLQFENNGLPIDTTLNDLGRMRISKLTKDSCKFKVPTLRNIEFSFPYMHDGRFKRLQEVLNHYTQGIHQTRTLAKPLQKPILLNTNQKVDLIAFLLTLSDKSFLFNPAFAYPKEALNK; encoded by the coding sequence ATGAAAAATAAAGTATTTATTTTTATTGGTTTATGCCTGTTTCTGTTTGCCTTTACTGCTAAGGAAAAAGCATTGTTTGAAATACCTAAAAGCTGGCCGAAGCCCTATTATAATTTTGCTAAAAATAAACTGACAGCCGAAAAAATTCTATTAGGCCGTGTACTTTTTTACGACCCGATTTTATCGCGTAACAATACCGTTTCGTGCGCTAACTGCCACTCGCCATATAATGCCTTTACGCATGTAGACCATGCACTAAGCCATGGCATAGATGACAGGATTGGTACCCGCAACAGTCCCGCTTTAATGAACTTAGCCTGGCACCCATCATTTATGTGGGATGGTGCTATTAACCATTTAGATATGCAGGCACTGGCACCCATTAGCAGCCATACCGAAATGGATGAAAACTTTGTCAAAGCTGTCAATAAATTACAACAACAAAGCAAATACAAAACGCTTTTTTATAACGCCTTTGCCGATAGTATGGTTACCGGTGAAAGGACTTTAAAAGCCCTTTCACAGTTTATGCTTACCCTTGTATGTGCCAATACTAAATACGATAAAGTAATGCGCAAAGAAGACAGCTTTACTGTTCAGGAAAACAATGGCTATGTGCTGTTTAAACAACATTGCGCTGCCTGCCATACCGAACCGCTGTTTACCAATTTACAATTTGAAAATAACGGACTGCCCATTGATACTACTTTAAATGATTTAGGCCGCATGCGAATAAGTAAACTAACAAAAGATTCGTGCAAGTTTAAAGTACCTACCTTGCGCAATATTGAGTTTTCGTTCCCCTACATGCACGATGGTAGGTTTAAACGCTTACAGGAAGTATTAAACCACTACACACAAGGTATTCATCAAACGAGGACATTGGCTAAACCATTACAAAAACCTATACTGTTAAACACCAATCAAAAGGTTGATTTAATTGCATTCCTGCTTACTTTAAGCGATAAAAGTTTTTTATTCAATCCGGCATTTGCTTACCCTAAAGAGGCACTGAATAAGTAA
- a CDS encoding triple tyrosine motif-containing protein: MKKVLVIIISLFNQILFAQLQRNYTTYNVDNGLAQNTVWDATHDYKGFLWIGTADGLNRFDGYKMHHYRHETNDSNSIYGTTGFNFYEDSLNNLWVGHDRGLSIYNRVNNTFNNIFKNPNGISIMGIDNDGILWAVSAAKYIYGFDLKTFQLKHTVFANQYWHNSYGALIASVKIGSSFFIGFSRNTILQFKPHSLSFQLYSTPFPINSTIHSLSENMFCSFLGNKAAIFTVVNDSAIISVKEYANADTAYYRFSGGIVYNHKLYVGGQAGLFVFDAKTLNYEEHISSFEYKQNDAYPYVQTVKKDDNGNLYICSNGGGLHIYSPYKNKFKHYTNNSPKKSLFKSITTTNDGKIFAGCHAEGFTIFDSNGYYETFKPEVMAPNATVHGLYKLSENELLLTHFNSIYKYNIKTRSYKSIPFDKEFYAINYPYFQKVGNQLWLNRNNSDDAAIFNVFTDKKILSIQNNNINCHIKLNQNSVLLGTTKGLLLYNLNTKKTSPTKVRDFVKSILITTNNKIYVSTIVGLYVLNINGAIEAHYSSNNGLKNNFIYGALEDNNGKIWFSHNRGISVFNPQTAAFKHYGVNDGLQSNEFNTGAYYKDEKGLLYFGGVNGINVIDPTILTENKKVPQIAINEILLGDMPYKSDTAYNEINILTLSYLENTLSFDFSALEFSQPEDNTYQYKMEGIDEKWIESGTRHFARYANLPPGNYIFKILASNGDGHWNPQARELFINIIPPFWQRTWFYALLFLLSIAGIGSIILVYINRQKIKLKRELEVQHKLEQERSRISRDLHDNVGAQLSYLITNVEWMLQHPDRINKEEEQLRLQSLSEAGRNAILTLRQTIWAISHTELTVEDFADRFKQFALKMIEFNTGVQVHFQEHFMHTKTLSPAVALNMFRICQEAFNNCLKHARCTVINIQFDSNSDFVFTFTINDNGVGFNWDEANQKGHYGLINMQARAKETEAELIIKAEKGKGTTLILQLK, from the coding sequence ATGAAAAAAGTACTCGTCATTATTATTTCATTATTCAACCAGATATTGTTTGCGCAATTACAGCGCAACTATACCACCTATAATGTAGACAATGGTTTGGCTCAAAATACGGTATGGGATGCTACCCATGATTATAAAGGTTTTTTATGGATTGGAACTGCCGATGGACTGAACCGTTTTGATGGATATAAAATGCACCATTACCGCCATGAAACAAATGATAGCAATTCTATTTATGGTACTACCGGGTTTAATTTTTACGAAGACTCTTTAAACAATTTATGGGTTGGGCACGACAGGGGTTTAAGCATTTATAACCGGGTGAATAATACCTTCAATAACATTTTTAAAAACCCAAATGGAATAAGCATTATGGGGATAGATAATGATGGAATACTATGGGCAGTATCTGCTGCCAAATACATTTACGGATTTGACCTAAAAACCTTTCAATTAAAACATACCGTTTTTGCAAACCAATACTGGCATAATTCATACGGGGCTCTTATTGCAAGCGTAAAAATAGGGTCTTCCTTTTTTATTGGTTTTTCAAGAAATACTATCCTTCAATTTAAACCTCATTCTTTATCATTCCAACTCTATTCAACCCCTTTTCCAATCAATTCTACCATTCATTCATTAAGCGAAAATATGTTTTGCTCATTTTTAGGTAATAAGGCCGCTATTTTTACTGTTGTAAATGACTCTGCAATAATAAGCGTAAAGGAATATGCGAATGCAGATACGGCCTATTACCGTTTTAGTGGAGGTATTGTTTATAATCATAAATTATACGTTGGAGGCCAAGCAGGATTATTTGTATTTGATGCAAAAACCTTAAACTATGAGGAACACATTAGCTCTTTTGAATACAAACAAAATGACGCCTATCCTTATGTTCAAACAGTAAAAAAAGATGACAATGGCAATTTATATATATGCAGCAATGGAGGAGGGCTACATATTTATTCACCCTACAAAAACAAGTTTAAACATTATACAAACAACTCTCCCAAGAAAAGCTTATTCAAATCAATTACTACTACCAACGATGGGAAAATATTTGCGGGTTGTCATGCTGAAGGTTTTACTATTTTTGATTCCAATGGCTATTATGAAACATTTAAGCCTGAAGTAATGGCTCCTAATGCCACCGTTCACGGTCTGTATAAATTGTCAGAAAATGAGTTGCTACTTACGCATTTCAACAGTATTTATAAATACAATATTAAAACAAGGAGTTATAAAAGTATACCTTTTGATAAGGAGTTTTACGCTATTAACTACCCTTACTTCCAAAAAGTAGGCAATCAACTTTGGCTAAACAGAAATAACAGTGATGATGCGGCTATTTTCAATGTATTTACCGACAAAAAAATACTTAGTATTCAAAATAATAATATTAACTGCCATATTAAGTTAAATCAAAACAGTGTTTTATTGGGTACCACAAAGGGATTGCTTTTGTATAATTTAAATACAAAAAAAACTAGCCCTACAAAAGTGCGGGATTTTGTTAAGTCAATACTGATTACTACCAACAATAAAATATACGTTAGCACGATTGTTGGTTTGTATGTGTTAAACATAAATGGAGCAATTGAAGCCCATTACTCCTCCAACAATGGACTAAAAAACAATTTCATTTATGGTGCACTGGAGGATAATAATGGTAAAATTTGGTTTAGTCATAACCGAGGTATAAGCGTATTCAATCCTCAAACTGCTGCTTTTAAACATTATGGTGTAAACGATGGTTTGCAAAGCAACGAGTTTAATACAGGCGCCTATTATAAAGATGAAAAGGGGTTACTTTATTTTGGAGGTGTAAACGGAATAAATGTAATTGATCCAACCATTTTAACTGAAAACAAAAAAGTCCCTCAAATTGCCATCAATGAAATATTGTTAGGTGATATGCCTTATAAAAGTGATACGGCCTATAATGAAATTAATATTCTTACCCTTTCTTACTTAGAAAATACTTTGTCGTTTGATTTTTCTGCTTTGGAATTTAGCCAACCCGAAGACAATACTTACCAATATAAAATGGAAGGTATAGATGAAAAGTGGATTGAAAGTGGCACCAGACATTTTGCCCGTTATGCCAATTTACCTCCCGGCAATTATATATTTAAAATACTGGCTTCCAATGGCGATGGGCACTGGAACCCACAAGCCCGTGAATTGTTTATCAATATTATTCCTCCGTTTTGGCAACGAACATGGTTTTATGCACTGCTGTTTTTATTAAGTATTGCAGGTATTGGAAGCATTATACTGGTTTACATAAACCGCCAAAAAATTAAGTTAAAACGTGAGTTAGAAGTACAACATAAACTGGAACAAGAGCGCTCACGTATTTCGCGCGATTTGCACGACAATGTAGGAGCACAACTTAGTTACCTTATTACCAATGTAGAGTGGATGTTACAACACCCCGACAGAATAAACAAAGAAGAGGAGCAGCTTCGCTTACAATCATTGAGCGAAGCCGGACGTAACGCTATTCTTACCTTGCGGCAAACTATTTGGGCCATTAGCCATACTGAATTAACGGTAGAAGATTTTGCCGACAGGTTTAAGCAATTTGCATTGAAAATGATTGAATTTAATACTGGCGTACAAGTACATTTTCAAGAGCATTTTATGCATACCAAAACACTATCGCCTGCGGTAGCACTAAATATGTTTCGTATTTGCCAGGAGGCATTTAACAATTGTTTAAAACATGCCCGGTGCACCGTGATTAATATTCAATTTGATAGTAACAGCGATTTTGTATTTACTTTTACCATTAACGATAATGGAGTTGGTTT
- a CDS encoding MbnP family protein: MNSLNNTAAINLLKLKYCCFIVWLISSFNSAAQQQSISIQSKLLYAKQVLKLNQWLYNSPHTDSIMLTNVQFYLSKIELLNNGKIVWQEPNSYHLLSADDSNSLRIQLSTPANIPFTSIRFHIGIDSVTNYAGAQGGDLDPTKGMYWTWQNGYINCKLEGKSTQCNTRYNEFTFHIGGYLFPDNALQTVNIPCNNTNTVDLNIDITKWFDGIDLSKQNHVMSPGQEAVLLANKLVTLFSIPQK, translated from the coding sequence ATGAACTCTTTAAATAATACCGCTGCTATCAATCTGCTTAAATTAAAATACTGCTGCTTTATTGTATGGCTTATAAGCTCATTTAATAGTGCAGCGCAGCAACAAAGCATTAGCATACAAAGTAAATTATTGTATGCTAAACAAGTTTTAAAGCTAAACCAATGGCTTTATAATAGCCCGCATACTGATAGCATCATGCTTACCAATGTGCAGTTTTATTTATCAAAAATAGAACTGTTGAACAATGGTAAAATAGTATGGCAAGAACCCAACAGCTACCATTTACTATCGGCTGACGATTCTAACTCATTACGTATACAACTTTCAACTCCTGCTAACATACCCTTTACCAGTATCCGCTTTCATATTGGTATAGACAGTGTCACCAATTATGCCGGAGCACAAGGAGGCGATTTGGATCCCACAAAAGGTATGTACTGGACCTGGCAAAACGGATACATCAATTGTAAGCTGGAAGGTAAAAGCACGCAATGCAATACCCGATACAATGAATTTACTTTTCATATAGGCGGTTACCTGTTTCCGGACAATGCATTGCAAACAGTTAATATTCCTTGTAACAACACAAACACTGTTGATTTAAATATTGATATAACAAAATGGTTTGATGGTATTGATTTAAGCAAACAAAACCATGTGATGTCACCCGGCCAGGAAGCTGTTCTGCTGGCAAACAAACTAGTTACCTTATTCAGCATTCCACAAAAATGA